Proteins encoded within one genomic window of Companilactobacillus zhachilii:
- the agaB gene encoding PTS galactosamine transporter subunit IIB, whose protein sequence is MKVLKKQPFWQYEQISEELIRDIETGQLSIGSKLPSEKKLCEQYGVSRITIRKALAELDESGYIEKRQGQGSFVKSQDPDDLGISYVDTPSVQLKRYGHDVKIQLKTFQILAFGECPEIRSVMNLTDTDYIYKIEQIYVSDKQPLIKRLTYLSFKDFPLIMANEIEDRELMPMLIHKYKMNPDSLQHDIDTSVDDNPTKSFVIPNYAKRRTYVETTTKGINDDGLIDYVSTAIAPSASKIFFLENEGENDMSDPHILLTRIDNRLVHGQVGVTWTKTLGANLILVANDEAANDVLQQKLMKSTADSSGAQIRFFTLQKTIDIISKAADRQKIFIVVKTPADAATLVEGGVPIKEVNVGNMHFAPGKEEVTKKVYVDEQDKSDLMKLVNAGLDVYIEDVPGDHKTQVNF, encoded by the coding sequence GTGAAAGTATTGAAGAAACAGCCATTCTGGCAGTATGAGCAAATAAGTGAAGAATTAATTCGTGATATTGAGACCGGTCAATTATCAATTGGTTCTAAATTGCCATCGGAAAAAAAATTATGTGAACAATATGGAGTTAGTCGGATTACTATCCGAAAAGCGTTAGCGGAGCTTGATGAAAGTGGATACATCGAAAAGCGCCAGGGTCAAGGTAGTTTTGTTAAATCACAAGATCCTGATGATTTGGGTATCAGTTATGTTGATACACCTAGTGTGCAGTTAAAGCGTTATGGACATGATGTAAAAATACAATTAAAGACCTTTCAAATATTAGCTTTTGGTGAATGTCCTGAGATACGCAGCGTTATGAATTTAACTGATACAGATTATATTTACAAAATAGAGCAAATATATGTATCCGATAAACAACCATTAATTAAAAGATTGACGTATTTATCTTTTAAGGATTTTCCATTAATAATGGCTAACGAAATTGAGGATCGCGAATTGATGCCTATGCTAATTCATAAATATAAAATGAATCCAGATTCTTTACAACACGATATTGATACGAGTGTTGATGACAATCCGACCAAGTCATTCGTTATTCCTAATTATGCAAAGCGGAGAACCTATGTTGAAACAACCACTAAGGGTATCAATGACGATGGTTTGATTGATTATGTTAGTACTGCTATTGCTCCATCTGCATCAAAGATATTCTTTTTAGAAAATGAGGGGGAAAATGATATGTCAGATCCACATATTTTACTTACTAGAATTGATAATCGTTTAGTTCATGGGCAAGTTGGTGTTACATGGACTAAAACATTAGGTGCCAACCTAATTTTGGTTGCTAATGACGAGGCGGCAAATGATGTTTTACAACAAAAGCTGATGAAGAGTACTGCTGATTCTTCAGGGGCTCAGATTAGATTCTTTACTTTACAAAAGACAATTGACATAATCAGCAAAGCTGCAGATCGTCAAAAAATCTTCATTGTTGTTAAAACTCCAGCTGATGCAGCTACCTTGGTAGAAGGTGGTGTGCCAATTAAAGAAGTTAATGTTGGAAATATGCACTTTGCCCCTGGAAAAGAAGAAGTAACTAAGAAAGTTTATGTCGATGAACAAGATAAAAGTGATCTTATGAAGTTAGTTAATGCTGGGTTAGACGTCTATATTGAAGATGTCCCTGGTGATCATAAGACTCAAGTTAATTTTTAA